Proteins encoded within one genomic window of Pigmentiphaga sp. H8:
- a CDS encoding Lrp/AsnC family transcriptional regulator: protein MDLDEIDRRILAELQADASISNVELARRVHLSPSPCLTRVKALEAAGLIRQYVALLDPQQLGLHLNVFISISLKQQNRKALQVFEDAICAREEVMECYLMTGDADYLLRVAVPDIQALESFILEQLSPIAQVEKIRSSFALKQVRYKTALPLRSAGVR, encoded by the coding sequence ATCGATCTCGATGAAATCGACCGGCGCATCCTGGCCGAACTCCAGGCCGATGCCAGCATCTCCAACGTGGAGCTGGCCCGCCGGGTGCACTTGTCGCCATCGCCGTGCCTGACGCGGGTCAAGGCCCTGGAGGCGGCCGGCCTGATCCGCCAGTACGTCGCCTTGCTCGACCCGCAGCAGCTGGGCCTGCACCTGAACGTCTTCATCTCGATCAGCCTGAAGCAGCAGAACCGCAAGGCGCTGCAGGTGTTCGAGGACGCCATCTGCGCCCGCGAGGAAGTCATGGAGTGCTACCTGATGACGGGGGATGCCGACTACCTGCTGCGGGTGGCCGTGCCGGACATCCAGGCGCTGGAGAGCTTCATCCTGGAACAACTGTCGCCCATCGCCCAGGTCGAGAAGATCCGCTCCAGTTTCGCGCTCAAGCAGGTGCGCTACAAGACCGCGCTGCCGTTGAGGTCGGCGGGCGTGCGCTAA
- a CDS encoding PrkA family serine protein kinase, which produces MNIVEGFKSQYAKTQETELSLEEYLDLARRDPMTYASAAERMLAAIGEPELVDTRNDPRLSRLFSNRLIRRYPAFKEFFGMEDVIDQIVAFFKHAAQGLEERKQILYLLGPVGGGKSSIAERLKALMEAHPIYALKGSPVNESPLGLFHPDRFGEQLEKEYGIPRRYLTGIMSPWAIKRLREFDGDISQFRVVRLQPSVLRQLAIAKTEPGDENNQDISSLVGKVDIRKLDRYSQDDPDAYSYSGGLCLANQGMLEFVEMFKAPIKMLHPLLTATQEGNFKGTEGFSAIPFNGIILAHSNESEWQTFRNNKHNEAFLDRIYIVKVPYCLQVSEEVKIYRKLLQNSSLADSPCAPGTLDMMAQFSVLTRLKEPENSSIYSKLRVYDGESLKDVDPKAKVLQEYKDYAGTDEGMTGVSTRFAYKILSSVFNYDQTEIAANPVHLMYVLEQRIGREDYPDEIRRRYLEHIKGYLGPRYAEFIGKEIQTAYLESYSEYGQNIFDRYVTFADCWIQDEEFRDPETGESFDRSALNAELEKIEKPAGIANPKDFRNEIVNFVLRARANNSGRNPAWTSYEKLREVIEKKMFSNTEDLLPVISFNAKASVEDKRKHESFVERMVEKGYTEKQVRLLCEWYLRVRKSS; this is translated from the coding sequence CTGAACATCGTCGAAGGGTTCAAGTCTCAATACGCCAAGACGCAGGAAACCGAACTTTCTCTCGAGGAGTACCTGGACCTCGCCCGCCGGGATCCCATGACCTACGCCAGCGCGGCCGAGCGCATGCTTGCCGCGATCGGCGAACCCGAGCTGGTCGATACGCGCAACGACCCCCGGTTGTCGCGCCTGTTTTCCAATCGCCTGATCCGCCGCTATCCGGCCTTCAAGGAATTCTTCGGCATGGAGGACGTGATCGATCAGATCGTGGCGTTCTTCAAGCACGCGGCGCAGGGGCTGGAAGAACGCAAGCAAATCCTCTATCTGCTGGGACCCGTGGGCGGCGGCAAGTCGTCGATCGCGGAGCGCCTGAAGGCCTTGATGGAAGCCCACCCCATCTATGCGCTGAAAGGTTCACCCGTCAATGAGTCGCCGCTGGGCCTGTTCCACCCCGACCGCTTCGGCGAGCAGCTCGAGAAGGAATACGGCATTCCACGCCGCTACCTGACGGGCATCATGTCGCCATGGGCCATCAAGCGGCTGCGGGAATTCGACGGCGACATCTCGCAGTTCCGCGTGGTCCGGCTCCAGCCTTCGGTGCTGCGGCAACTCGCCATCGCCAAGACCGAACCGGGCGACGAGAACAACCAGGACATCTCCTCGCTGGTCGGCAAGGTCGATATCCGCAAGCTGGACCGCTACTCGCAAGACGATCCCGATGCCTACAGCTATTCGGGAGGACTGTGCCTGGCCAACCAGGGCATGCTCGAATTCGTTGAAATGTTCAAGGCGCCCATCAAGATGCTGCATCCCTTGCTGACGGCGACCCAGGAAGGCAATTTCAAGGGTACCGAAGGGTTTTCGGCCATCCCGTTCAACGGGATCATCCTTGCGCATTCCAACGAGTCCGAATGGCAGACCTTCCGCAACAACAAGCACAACGAGGCGTTCCTGGACCGTATCTACATCGTCAAGGTGCCGTACTGCCTGCAGGTGTCGGAAGAGGTCAAGATCTATCGCAAGCTGCTGCAGAACAGCTCGCTGGCCGACTCGCCATGCGCGCCGGGCACTCTCGACATGATGGCCCAGTTCTCGGTGCTGACGCGCTTGAAGGAACCCGAGAATTCCAGCATCTATTCGAAGCTGCGGGTGTATGACGGCGAGAGCCTGAAGGATGTCGACCCCAAGGCCAAGGTCCTGCAGGAATACAAGGACTACGCCGGCACCGACGAGGGCATGACGGGTGTCTCGACGCGCTTCGCCTACAAGATCCTGTCCAGCGTCTTCAACTACGACCAGACCGAGATCGCCGCCAATCCGGTGCACCTGATGTACGTGCTGGAGCAGCGCATCGGCCGCGAGGACTACCCCGACGAGATCCGCCGGCGCTACCTGGAGCACATCAAGGGCTATCTGGGGCCGCGCTACGCGGAGTTCATCGGCAAGGAAATCCAGACCGCGTACCTGGAGTCGTATTCGGAGTACGGGCAGAACATCTTCGACCGCTACGTCACGTTCGCCGACTGCTGGATCCAGGACGAGGAATTCCGCGACCCCGAAACGGGCGAGAGCTTCGACCGCTCGGCGCTGAACGCCGAGCTCGAGAAGATCGAGAAGCCGGCGGGCATCGCGAATCCCAAGGACTTCCGCAACGAGATCGTGAACTTCGTGCTGCGCGCGCGCGCCAACAACAGCGGCCGCAATCCCGCGTGGACCAGCTACGAGAAGCTGCGCGAGGTGATCGAGAAGAAGATGTTCTCCAACACCGAGGATCTGCTCCCGGTCATTTCGTTCAATGCCAAGGCCTCGGTCGAGGACAAGCGCAAGCACGAGAGCTTTGTCGAACGGATGGTCGAGAAAGGCTATACCGAAAAGCAAGTCCGCTTGCTGTGCGAGTGGTATTTGCGGGTGAGGAAGTCTTCGTGA
- a CDS encoding YeaH/YhbH family protein, producing the protein MNSLIDRRLNGRNKSAVNRERFIRRYKDQIRKAVRELVQERSIEEMDQGGEINLPAKDISEPSFRYGRGGDREIVHPGNREFAKGDKIDRPRGGDDGDPSEPGEGDSVDPFTFSLSRDEFLNLFFEDMELPHLVRTQLGEINQQKWRRAGYTTTGSPSTLSVGRTLKTSLSRRIALSGGSRLGLQEAQQKLEESEEAGAPEDELDALRAEVEAHRSRLARVPFLDSLDLRYRHRVVEPSPVARAVMFCLMDVSGSMDENKKDLAKRFFTLLYLFLSRKYERVDLVFVRHTDNAEEVDEQTFFHDPKSGGTVVLSALELMHEIVTERYSPATWNVYAAQATDGDSFGADAAKSARFLSEHLLPLTRYYAYIEIPDVDEMRKSSLWAEYERETAPHFAMRRIRERREIFGVLHDLFRKETA; encoded by the coding sequence ATGAATTCACTCATCGATCGGCGGCTCAACGGCCGTAACAAGAGCGCTGTCAACCGGGAGCGCTTCATCAGGCGGTACAAGGACCAGATACGCAAGGCGGTTCGCGAGCTGGTCCAGGAACGGTCCATCGAAGAGATGGACCAGGGCGGCGAAATCAACCTCCCGGCCAAGGACATCTCCGAACCCAGCTTCCGCTACGGCAGGGGCGGGGATCGCGAGATCGTCCATCCCGGCAACCGGGAGTTCGCCAAGGGCGACAAGATCGACCGGCCCCGGGGGGGCGATGACGGCGACCCCTCCGAGCCGGGCGAGGGCGACTCGGTGGATCCGTTCACGTTCAGCCTGTCCCGGGACGAGTTCCTGAACCTCTTCTTCGAGGACATGGAGCTGCCCCACCTGGTCCGTACTCAGTTGGGCGAGATCAACCAGCAGAAGTGGCGGCGCGCGGGCTATACCACCACGGGATCGCCCAGCACGCTGAGCGTGGGACGCACGCTCAAGACCTCGCTGTCGCGGCGCATCGCGCTCAGCGGCGGTTCGCGGCTGGGCCTGCAGGAGGCGCAGCAGAAGCTGGAGGAGTCGGAAGAGGCGGGTGCCCCGGAAGACGAACTCGATGCCCTGCGCGCCGAGGTCGAGGCGCACCGGTCCAGGCTGGCGCGGGTGCCTTTCCTCGATTCGCTGGACCTGCGCTACCGGCACCGCGTGGTCGAGCCTTCGCCGGTGGCGCGCGCCGTGATGTTCTGCCTGATGGACGTCTCGGGGTCCATGGACGAGAACAAGAAGGATCTGGCCAAGCGCTTCTTCACGCTGCTGTACCTGTTCCTGTCGCGCAAGTACGAGCGCGTGGACCTGGTGTTCGTGCGCCACACGGACAACGCCGAGGAAGTGGACGAGCAGACCTTCTTCCACGATCCCAAGAGCGGGGGCACGGTGGTGCTGTCGGCCCTCGAGCTCATGCACGAGATCGTGACCGAGCGCTATTCGCCCGCCACCTGGAACGTCTACGCGGCGCAGGCCACCGACGGCGATTCCTTCGGCGCGGACGCGGCCAAGAGCGCGCGCTTCCTGTCCGAACACCTGCTGCCGCTCACGCGCTACTACGCCTACATCGAGATTCCGGACGTGGACGAGATGCGCAAGAGCAGCCTGTGGGCCGAATACGAGCGCGAGACGGCGCCGCACTTCGCGATGCGGCGCATACGCGAGCGCCGCGAGATATTCGGCGTGCTGCACGACCTGTTCAGGAAGGAGACCGCATGA
- a CDS encoding SpoVR family protein, giving the protein MSAVYPPREAPPARAVQPISTTSEWTFELIQRYDEAIGQVAREFGLDTYPSQIEVITSEQMLDAYASVGLPIGYPHWSYGKEFIRNEQAYRRGVQGLAYEIVINSNPCIAYLMEENSMAMQALVIAHACYGHNSFFKGNYLFKQWTEADGVLDYLVFARKYVMDCEEKYGIGPVEATLDSCHALMAHGVDRYRRPHPISYREEMQRQAEREEYARQQYNDLWRTVPTRDHVEREGKPSVFPPEPEENILYFIEKYSPSLEPWQKELVRIVRKLSQYFYPQTQTKVMNEGWATFWHYTLLNRMHEKGLVNDGFMIEFLQSHTNVVAQRGFDQRGYGGINPYALGFAMMQDIRRICENPTPEDRKWFPDIAGSDWLKTLDFAMRNFKDESFIAQFLSPRLIREFRFFAIADHESNPKLEVEAIHDDDGYRRVRRLLADQHNRDMQVPDIQVVRYNRDSDRSLVLRHVTMRGRPLQAEDADQVMKHLARLWGFKVRLEEVDAEGSVKTFRERSG; this is encoded by the coding sequence ATGAGCGCCGTCTATCCGCCGCGCGAAGCGCCGCCCGCCCGGGCGGTCCAGCCCATCTCGACGACCTCGGAATGGACCTTCGAACTGATCCAGCGCTATGACGAAGCCATCGGCCAGGTGGCCCGGGAGTTCGGGCTGGACACCTATCCCAGCCAGATCGAGGTCATCACGTCCGAGCAGATGCTGGACGCGTATGCCTCGGTCGGGCTGCCGATCGGCTATCCGCACTGGTCCTACGGCAAGGAGTTCATCCGCAACGAGCAGGCCTACCGGCGCGGCGTGCAGGGGCTGGCCTACGAGATCGTCATCAACTCGAACCCTTGCATCGCCTACCTGATGGAAGAGAACTCCATGGCCATGCAGGCGCTGGTGATCGCGCACGCCTGCTACGGCCACAATTCCTTCTTCAAGGGCAACTACCTGTTCAAGCAGTGGACCGAGGCCGACGGCGTGCTGGACTACCTGGTGTTCGCCCGCAAGTACGTCATGGACTGCGAGGAAAAGTACGGCATCGGCCCGGTCGAGGCCACGCTGGACTCCTGCCACGCGCTGATGGCCCATGGCGTGGACCGCTACCGCCGCCCGCATCCGATTTCCTATCGCGAGGAAATGCAGCGCCAGGCCGAACGCGAGGAGTACGCGCGCCAGCAATACAACGATCTGTGGCGCACGGTGCCCACGCGCGACCATGTCGAGCGCGAGGGCAAGCCTTCGGTGTTCCCGCCGGAGCCGGAAGAGAACATCCTGTATTTCATCGAGAAATATTCGCCTTCGCTGGAGCCATGGCAGAAGGAACTGGTGCGGATCGTCCGCAAGCTGTCCCAGTACTTCTATCCGCAGACCCAGACCAAGGTCATGAACGAAGGATGGGCGACCTTCTGGCACTACACGCTGCTGAACCGCATGCACGAGAAGGGGCTGGTCAACGACGGCTTCATGATCGAGTTCCTGCAAAGCCACACCAACGTGGTGGCCCAGCGGGGCTTCGACCAGCGCGGCTATGGCGGCATCAATCCGTATGCGCTGGGCTTCGCGATGATGCAGGACATCCGCCGCATCTGCGAGAACCCCACGCCCGAGGACAGGAAGTGGTTCCCCGACATCGCCGGCAGCGATTGGCTGAAGACGCTGGACTTCGCGATGCGCAACTTCAAGGACGAGTCCTTCATCGCGCAGTTCCTGTCGCCGCGCCTGATCCGCGAGTTCCGCTTCTTCGCGATCGCCGACCACGAGTCCAATCCCAAGCTGGAAGTCGAGGCCATCCACGACGACGACGGCTACCGGCGCGTGCGCCGGCTGCTGGCGGACCAGCACAACCGCGACATGCAGGTGCCGGACATCCAGGTCGTGCGCTACAACCGGGATTCCGACCGGTCCCTGGTCCTGCGACACGTGACGATGCGGGGAAGGCCCTTGCAGGCCGAGGATGCCGACCAGGTGATGAAGCACCTGGCCCGGCTATGGGGATTCAAGGTCCGCCTGGAAGAGGTCGACGCGGAAGGCAGCGTAAAAACCTTCCGCGAGCGGTCGGGGTAG